A genomic segment from Lasioglossum baleicum chromosome 5, iyLasBale1, whole genome shotgun sequence encodes:
- the Dysb gene encoding dystrobrevin binding protein dysbindin, whose product MFGTLRNKFQTVQEGISASIRGLTTSENPRHKKSTNTRNVNYHAGADILHRYQLQWNELHELAEENAGKAQEADKLIGAIYEKLEQEWKNITCLNSTLAYIPKINNSIQNLMDQIGTLQEVFEDVEEAIYRLENLNEVLDLQSRQLDHRFQLALYEEKKLAELNIVKAKLADEHVERVSQHEKKQQKTMKERQETFDEVFKQQLAEYKTTGSIRKLPVTQEGPSLDEIDLEVDATTFNEFLEN is encoded by the exons ATGTTCGGTACTTTACGTAATAAGTTTCAAACTGTGCAAGAGGGTATCTCGGCTAG tatCAGAGGATTAACTACTAGCGAGAATCCAAGGCACAAGAAATCTACTAACACACGAAACGTTAACTATCATGCCGGAGCTGACATATTGCATAGGTATCAGTTACAATGGAACGAGTTACACGAGCTCGCAGAAGAAAATGCAGGGAAAGCTCAAGAAGCGGACAAACTTATAGGAGCAATTTATGAGAAACTTGAGCAAGAATGGAAGAATATTACGTGTCTGAATAGTACTCTAGCTTACATAcccaaaattaataattcaatccAAAATCTAATGGATCAAATAG GAACATTGCAAGAGGTGTTCGAAGATGTAGAGGAAGCTATTTATAGATTGGAGAACTTAAATGAAGTATTAGATTTACAGAGTAGACAACTGGACCATAGATTTCAATTAGCTCTGTACGAAGAGAAAAAACTGGCAGAGTTAAATATTGTTAAAG CAAAGCTAGCTGATGAGCACGTCGAAAGAGTATCACAACATGAAAAGAAGCAACAGAAGACGATGAAGGAAAGACAAGAAACATTTGACGAAGTGTTTAAACAGCAACTTGCAGAGTATAAAACAACAGGGTCGATACGTA AGCTACCAGTCACACAAGAGGGGCCTTCCTTAGACGAGATAGACTTAGAAGTAGATGCGACAACATTCAACGAATTCCTAGAAAACtag
- the LOC143208745 gene encoding uncharacterized protein LOC143208745 isoform X1 codes for MTDVKPIGISQNQPQQTQQQQQPQQQQQQQQPQQQQQQQPQQQMMIATHDIQQQQNVQQQQQHVQQQSAQQQQVQQSQQQVQSQQVQPQQQIQQQVQSQQQMQVQQQVQQQVQQQVQQQVQQQVQQQQQQQQQQQSQQQQSNSGQHNVVPTQVQVQPQVAAIMPQQQGAVAVSMQHQQQGVGGVSMTLSGQPGATTITTMAAHPQAVQVIQQPMQNQAYHLQQLYNTQGTPLLMPGNLALHPAGINPSSIQVITAGKPFQSAAQLTPHMLTTASTPGQGGGHPAGGGTKVQGFPTGYLPVPTSATPGAGQTLVFGQLGVLGSPQPPQSLQQQQQQQSAAKQDQVQKYTTCPTATQPGGRGGMQFAPWQLTPQVAWTGIQPPAFLTNQIFIRGPNQPDMFIQSPQPIQAHNALATQQQIQGVQQIASASAKPKVMDIQQQQQQQSKQSTGGQRPLSILPSSLQAVQAANIRAASSVSTQTVHGVQATVYAQSGKGSSGGKGRGKPLQSPQQPQQQSQQTMQQQHQQVFIQQKQHTQQQQQMQQQYQQQQVQPSQQQIQPKPIMTNMAIQQQQQPGVVLGGERPIMPVVSVGGVGVGVGVATTSQMSQVQQSPMSTVQQLPLQAINSTIIGSQIVSGTSQVQTMSMVNQSTDQQTHDNSNSTIMITSPDRNHQTECSLVLPGTTNITITNDDNTKPLMKKEDTMPLTIEEITVPQPEATDGDQCKAATKDEENSSVKPEDKPCNNPLAGLANTINSITNGVNSEESAALPISVSVTANSKHVPPKAMVKPQVLTHVIEGFVIQEASEPFAVNRTSLNNTVSQENNNILNRNNSSSEKENHEEPPRKKHAPNYPSDEDGSNAQIGKCETCGNLVDEQNIKFKKEKRFCSTGCAKSKKREVRDRDGGEKQWTEMETESKNIDVDMIKKNGEEKSLSTTTTTSSVDEILPKVNPVKWTVGEVCDFIRGLPGCADYAEDFAIQEIDGQALMLLKEDHLMSAMSIKLGPALKIVAKIDSMRVESLSNSNPTSNNS; via the exons ATGACAGATGTTAAACCAATTGGAATCTCTCAAAATCAGCCACAACAAacgcaacagcaacaacaacctcaacaacaacagcagcagcagcaacctcaacaacagcaacaacaacagcctCAGCAACAAATGATGATTGCAACCCATgatatacaacaacaacaaaatgtacagcaacagcagcagcatgTTCAGCAACAATCTGCTCAACAACAACAAGTACAACAATCCCAGCAACAAGTACAGTCTCAGCAAGTTCAGCCGCAACAACAAATTCAGCAGCAAGTGCAATCACAACAGCAAATGCAAGTTCAGCAACAGGTTCAACAACAAGTTCAACAGCAAGTGCAGCAACAAGTGCAGCAGCAAGttcagcaacagcagcagcagcagcagcaacaacagtcTCAGCAGCAGCAATCCAATAGCGGACAGCACAATGTTGTTCCCACGCAAGTGCAAGTTCAGCCGCAGGTAGCGGCGATTATGCCTCAGCAGCAG GGTGCTGTTGCGGTATCGATGCAACATCAACAACAAGGTGTCGGTGGAGTTTCTATGACTCTATCGGGTCAACCAGGAGCAACGACTATAACTACTATGGCTGCTCATCCGCAAGCGGTACAAGTTATTCAACAACCTATGCAAAACCAAGCATATCATTTACAGCAGCTTTATAATACTCAAGGAACTCCGCTGTTAATGCCAGGTAACCTGGCTCTTCATCCTGCAGGAATCAACCCTTCGTCTATACAG GTGATAACAGCTGGTAAACCGTTTCAATCGGCTGCTCAACTAACGCCTCACATGTTGACTACTGCATCGACACCTGGTCAGGGCGGTGGTCATCCTGCAGGCGGTGGTACTAAAGTACAAGGATTTCCTACTGGTTACTTACCGGTACCTACTTCTGCTACACCAGGAGCAGGACAGACCTTAGTGTTCGGGCAACTGGGTGTATTAGGTTCTCCGCAACCACCTCAATCcctacaacaacaacagcaacaacagtcTGCAGCCAAACAAGATCAAGTACAAAAG TATACCACATGCCCAACAGCTACGCAGCCCGGCGGAAGAGGTGGCATGCAGTTCGCACCGTGGCAATTGACGCCGCAAGTAGCATGGACAGGAATTCAACCGCCAGCATTTCTTACAAATCAAATATTCATACGAGGTCCTAACCAGCCCGATATGTTCATACAGAGTCCGCAACCGATTCAAGCTCACAATG CACTAGCGACGCAACAACAAATCCAGGGAGTGCAACAGATTGCTTCGGCGAGCGCGAAACCAAAGGTAATGGATatacaacagcagcagcagcaacaaagtAAGCAAAGCACAGGTGGACAACGACCGTTGAGTATTTTGCCGTCCTCCCTGCAAGCAGTACAAGCTGCCAATATACGAGCTGCAAGTTCCGTTTCCACGCAAACAGTTCACGGAGTTCAAGCCACGGTATATGCACAG AGTGGAAAAGGAAGTAGCGGCGGTAAAGGTCGCGGTAAACCACTACAATCGCCGCAGCAACCGCAGCAACAGTCACAGCAAACGATGCAACAACAACACCAACAGGTTTTTATTCAACAGAAACAGCACacgcagcagcaacagcaaatGCAGCAACAGTATCAACAGCAACAAGTGCAACCGTCGCAACAGCAAATACAGCCTAAACCCATAATGA CAAACATGGCCatacagcagcagcaacagcctGGTGTAGTCCTTGGTGGAGAACGGCCGATCATGCCTGTGGTATCCGTAGGCGGTGTAGGGGTTGGTGTTGGAGTTGCCACCACGTCTCAAATGAGTCAAGTACAACAGTCACCGATGTCCACAGTACAACAGTTACCACTACAG GCGATCAATTCGACAATAATTGGTAGTCAAATAGTTAGTGGGACGTCACAGGTTCAAACAATGTCCATGGTAAACCAGTCGACGGATCAGCAAACTCATGATAATAGCAATTCTACTATAATGATCACATCGCCCGATCGTAACCATCAAACAGAGTGTTCCTTAGTATTACCAGGCACTACGAACATCACAATTACGAACGACGACAATACTAAACCACTTATGAAGAAAGAAGACACCATGCCACTTACGATAGAAGAGATCACAGTACCGCAGCCAGAAGCAACAG ACGGGGACCAATGTAAAGCAGCTACCAAGGATGAAGAAAATTCATCCGTCAAGCCAGAAGATAAACCGTGCAACAATCCTTTGGCAGGATTGGCGAACACAATTAATTCCATAACGAACGGTGTCAACAGCGAAGAGTCTGCAGCACTACCTATCTCGGTATCGGTTACTGCGAACAGTAAACATGTGCCTCCGAAAGCAATGGTTAAACCGCAAGTTCTTACACATGTAATAGAAGGTTTTGTCATACAAGAAG CGTCTGAACCATTTGCTGTTAATCGAACGTCATTAAATAATACAGTTAGTCAagagaataataatattttaaatcgtAATAATAGTTCTTCGGAGAAAGAGAATCACGAAGAACCGCCGA GGAAAAAGCATGCGCCGAATTATCCCAGCGATGAGGACGGAAGTAATGCTCAAATCGGAAAGTGTGAAACATGCGGTAATTTAGTGGACGAGCAGAATATTAAATTCAAGAAGGAGAAGCGTTTCTGTTCCACTGGATGCGCAAAGAG CAAAAAACGCGAGGTGAGAGACCGGGACGGAGGAGAAAAACAGTGGACTGAGATGGAGACTGAATCAAAGAACATCGACGTAGATATGATCAAGAAGAATGGAGAAGAAAAGTCATTGTCTACCACAACTACTACGTCTTCTGTGGACGAAATACTGCCAAAAGTTAATCCTGTTAAGTGGACG GTTGGTGAAGTATGCGACTTCATACGTGGTTTGCCAGGCTGTGCGGACTACGCGGAAGATTTTGCTATTCAAGAGATAGATGGTCAAGCACTTATGTTACTCAAAGAAGATCACCTGATGTCAGCTATGAGCATTAAATTGGGACCGGCGTTGAAAATTGTTGCGAAAATCGACTCGATGCGCGTCGAATCATTATCGAATTCTAATCCTACATCTAACAACTCGTAA
- the LOC143208745 gene encoding uncharacterized protein LOC143208745 isoform X3: MTDVKPIGISQNQPQQTQQQQQPQQQQQQQQPQQQQQQQPQQQMMIATHDIQQQQNVQQQQQHVQQQSAQQQQVQQSQQQVQSQQVQPQQQIQQQVQSQQQMQVQQQVQQQVQQQVQQQVQQQVQQQQQQQQQQQSQQQQSNSGQHNVVPTQVQVQPQVAAIMPQQQGAVAVSMQHQQQGVGGVSMTLSGQPGATTITTMAAHPQAVQVIQQPMQNQAYHLQQLYNTQGTPLLMPGNLALHPAGINPSSIQVITAGKPFQSAAQLTPHMLTTASTPGQGGGHPAGGGTKVQGFPTGYLPVPTSATPGAGQTLVFGQLGVLGSPQPPQSLQQQQQQQSAAKQDQVQKYTTCPTATQPGGRGGMQFAPWQLTPQVAWTGIQPPAFLTNQIFIRGPNQPDMFIQSPQPIQAHNALATQQQIQGVQQIASASAKPKVMDIQQQQQQQSKQSTGGQRPLSILPSSLQAVQAANIRAASSVSTQTVHGVQATVYAQSGKGSSGGKGRGKPLQSPQQPQQQSQQTMQQQHQQVFIQQKQHTQQQQQMQQQYQQQQVQPSQQQIQPKPIMTNMAIQQQQQPGVVLGGERPIMPVVSVGGVGVGVGVATTSQMSQVQQSPMSTVQQLPLQAINSTIIGSQIVSGTSQVQTMSMVNQSTDQQTHDNSNSTIMITSPDRNHQTECSLVLPGTTNITITNDDNTKPLMKKEDTMPLTIEEITVPQPEATDGDQCKAATKDEENSSVKPEDKPCNNPLAGLANTINSITNGVNSEESAALPISVSVTANSKHVPPKAMVKPQVLTHVIEGFVIQEVSQENNNILNRNNSSSEKENHEEPPRKKHAPNYPSDEDGSNAQIGKCETCGNLVDEQNIKFKKEKRFCSTGCAKSKKREVRDRDGGEKQWTEMETESKNIDVDMIKKNGEEKSLSTTTTTSSVDEILPKVNPVKWTVGEVCDFIRGLPGCADYAEDFAIQEIDGQALMLLKEDHLMSAMSIKLGPALKIVAKIDSMRVESLSNSNPTSNNS; the protein is encoded by the exons ATGACAGATGTTAAACCAATTGGAATCTCTCAAAATCAGCCACAACAAacgcaacagcaacaacaacctcaacaacaacagcagcagcagcaacctcaacaacagcaacaacaacagcctCAGCAACAAATGATGATTGCAACCCATgatatacaacaacaacaaaatgtacagcaacagcagcagcatgTTCAGCAACAATCTGCTCAACAACAACAAGTACAACAATCCCAGCAACAAGTACAGTCTCAGCAAGTTCAGCCGCAACAACAAATTCAGCAGCAAGTGCAATCACAACAGCAAATGCAAGTTCAGCAACAGGTTCAACAACAAGTTCAACAGCAAGTGCAGCAACAAGTGCAGCAGCAAGttcagcaacagcagcagcagcagcagcaacaacagtcTCAGCAGCAGCAATCCAATAGCGGACAGCACAATGTTGTTCCCACGCAAGTGCAAGTTCAGCCGCAGGTAGCGGCGATTATGCCTCAGCAGCAG GGTGCTGTTGCGGTATCGATGCAACATCAACAACAAGGTGTCGGTGGAGTTTCTATGACTCTATCGGGTCAACCAGGAGCAACGACTATAACTACTATGGCTGCTCATCCGCAAGCGGTACAAGTTATTCAACAACCTATGCAAAACCAAGCATATCATTTACAGCAGCTTTATAATACTCAAGGAACTCCGCTGTTAATGCCAGGTAACCTGGCTCTTCATCCTGCAGGAATCAACCCTTCGTCTATACAG GTGATAACAGCTGGTAAACCGTTTCAATCGGCTGCTCAACTAACGCCTCACATGTTGACTACTGCATCGACACCTGGTCAGGGCGGTGGTCATCCTGCAGGCGGTGGTACTAAAGTACAAGGATTTCCTACTGGTTACTTACCGGTACCTACTTCTGCTACACCAGGAGCAGGACAGACCTTAGTGTTCGGGCAACTGGGTGTATTAGGTTCTCCGCAACCACCTCAATCcctacaacaacaacagcaacaacagtcTGCAGCCAAACAAGATCAAGTACAAAAG TATACCACATGCCCAACAGCTACGCAGCCCGGCGGAAGAGGTGGCATGCAGTTCGCACCGTGGCAATTGACGCCGCAAGTAGCATGGACAGGAATTCAACCGCCAGCATTTCTTACAAATCAAATATTCATACGAGGTCCTAACCAGCCCGATATGTTCATACAGAGTCCGCAACCGATTCAAGCTCACAATG CACTAGCGACGCAACAACAAATCCAGGGAGTGCAACAGATTGCTTCGGCGAGCGCGAAACCAAAGGTAATGGATatacaacagcagcagcagcaacaaagtAAGCAAAGCACAGGTGGACAACGACCGTTGAGTATTTTGCCGTCCTCCCTGCAAGCAGTACAAGCTGCCAATATACGAGCTGCAAGTTCCGTTTCCACGCAAACAGTTCACGGAGTTCAAGCCACGGTATATGCACAG AGTGGAAAAGGAAGTAGCGGCGGTAAAGGTCGCGGTAAACCACTACAATCGCCGCAGCAACCGCAGCAACAGTCACAGCAAACGATGCAACAACAACACCAACAGGTTTTTATTCAACAGAAACAGCACacgcagcagcaacagcaaatGCAGCAACAGTATCAACAGCAACAAGTGCAACCGTCGCAACAGCAAATACAGCCTAAACCCATAATGA CAAACATGGCCatacagcagcagcaacagcctGGTGTAGTCCTTGGTGGAGAACGGCCGATCATGCCTGTGGTATCCGTAGGCGGTGTAGGGGTTGGTGTTGGAGTTGCCACCACGTCTCAAATGAGTCAAGTACAACAGTCACCGATGTCCACAGTACAACAGTTACCACTACAG GCGATCAATTCGACAATAATTGGTAGTCAAATAGTTAGTGGGACGTCACAGGTTCAAACAATGTCCATGGTAAACCAGTCGACGGATCAGCAAACTCATGATAATAGCAATTCTACTATAATGATCACATCGCCCGATCGTAACCATCAAACAGAGTGTTCCTTAGTATTACCAGGCACTACGAACATCACAATTACGAACGACGACAATACTAAACCACTTATGAAGAAAGAAGACACCATGCCACTTACGATAGAAGAGATCACAGTACCGCAGCCAGAAGCAACAG ACGGGGACCAATGTAAAGCAGCTACCAAGGATGAAGAAAATTCATCCGTCAAGCCAGAAGATAAACCGTGCAACAATCCTTTGGCAGGATTGGCGAACACAATTAATTCCATAACGAACGGTGTCAACAGCGAAGAGTCTGCAGCACTACCTATCTCGGTATCGGTTACTGCGAACAGTAAACATGTGCCTCCGAAAGCAATGGTTAAACCGCAAGTTCTTACACATGTAATAGAAGGTTTTGTCATACAAGAAG TTAGTCAagagaataataatattttaaatcgtAATAATAGTTCTTCGGAGAAAGAGAATCACGAAGAACCGCCGA GGAAAAAGCATGCGCCGAATTATCCCAGCGATGAGGACGGAAGTAATGCTCAAATCGGAAAGTGTGAAACATGCGGTAATTTAGTGGACGAGCAGAATATTAAATTCAAGAAGGAGAAGCGTTTCTGTTCCACTGGATGCGCAAAGAG CAAAAAACGCGAGGTGAGAGACCGGGACGGAGGAGAAAAACAGTGGACTGAGATGGAGACTGAATCAAAGAACATCGACGTAGATATGATCAAGAAGAATGGAGAAGAAAAGTCATTGTCTACCACAACTACTACGTCTTCTGTGGACGAAATACTGCCAAAAGTTAATCCTGTTAAGTGGACG GTTGGTGAAGTATGCGACTTCATACGTGGTTTGCCAGGCTGTGCGGACTACGCGGAAGATTTTGCTATTCAAGAGATAGATGGTCAAGCACTTATGTTACTCAAAGAAGATCACCTGATGTCAGCTATGAGCATTAAATTGGGACCGGCGTTGAAAATTGTTGCGAAAATCGACTCGATGCGCGTCGAATCATTATCGAATTCTAATCCTACATCTAACAACTCGTAA
- the LOC143208745 gene encoding uncharacterized protein LOC143208745 isoform X2, producing MTDVKPIGISQNQPQQTQQQQQPQQQQQQQQPQQQQQQQPQQQMMIATHDIQQQQNVQQQQQHVQQQSAQQQQVQQSQQQVQSQQVQPQQQIQQQVQSQQQMQVQQQVQQQVQQQVQQQVQQQVQQQQQQQQQQQSQQQQSNSGQHNVVPTQVQVQPQVAAIMPQQQGAVAVSMQHQQQGVGGVSMTLSGQPGATTITTMAAHPQAVQVIQQPMQNQAYHLQQLYNTQGTPLLMPGNLALHPAGINPSSIQVITAGKPFQSAAQLTPHMLTTASTPGQGGGHPAGGGTKVQGFPTGYLPVPTSATPGAGQTLVFGQLGVLGSPQPPQSLQQQQQQQSAAKQDQVQKYTTCPTATQPGGRGGMQFAPWQLTPQVAWTGIQPPAFLTNQIFIRGPNQPDMFIQSPQPIQAHNALATQQQIQGVQQIASASAKPKVMDIQQQQQQQSKQSTGGQRPLSILPSSLQAVQAANIRAASSVSTQTVHGVQATSGKGSSGGKGRGKPLQSPQQPQQQSQQTMQQQHQQVFIQQKQHTQQQQQMQQQYQQQQVQPSQQQIQPKPIMTNMAIQQQQQPGVVLGGERPIMPVVSVGGVGVGVGVATTSQMSQVQQSPMSTVQQLPLQAINSTIIGSQIVSGTSQVQTMSMVNQSTDQQTHDNSNSTIMITSPDRNHQTECSLVLPGTTNITITNDDNTKPLMKKEDTMPLTIEEITVPQPEATDGDQCKAATKDEENSSVKPEDKPCNNPLAGLANTINSITNGVNSEESAALPISVSVTANSKHVPPKAMVKPQVLTHVIEGFVIQEASEPFAVNRTSLNNTVSQENNNILNRNNSSSEKENHEEPPRKKHAPNYPSDEDGSNAQIGKCETCGNLVDEQNIKFKKEKRFCSTGCAKSKKREVRDRDGGEKQWTEMETESKNIDVDMIKKNGEEKSLSTTTTTSSVDEILPKVNPVKWTVGEVCDFIRGLPGCADYAEDFAIQEIDGQALMLLKEDHLMSAMSIKLGPALKIVAKIDSMRVESLSNSNPTSNNS from the exons ATGACAGATGTTAAACCAATTGGAATCTCTCAAAATCAGCCACAACAAacgcaacagcaacaacaacctcaacaacaacagcagcagcagcaacctcaacaacagcaacaacaacagcctCAGCAACAAATGATGATTGCAACCCATgatatacaacaacaacaaaatgtacagcaacagcagcagcatgTTCAGCAACAATCTGCTCAACAACAACAAGTACAACAATCCCAGCAACAAGTACAGTCTCAGCAAGTTCAGCCGCAACAACAAATTCAGCAGCAAGTGCAATCACAACAGCAAATGCAAGTTCAGCAACAGGTTCAACAACAAGTTCAACAGCAAGTGCAGCAACAAGTGCAGCAGCAAGttcagcaacagcagcagcagcagcagcaacaacagtcTCAGCAGCAGCAATCCAATAGCGGACAGCACAATGTTGTTCCCACGCAAGTGCAAGTTCAGCCGCAGGTAGCGGCGATTATGCCTCAGCAGCAG GGTGCTGTTGCGGTATCGATGCAACATCAACAACAAGGTGTCGGTGGAGTTTCTATGACTCTATCGGGTCAACCAGGAGCAACGACTATAACTACTATGGCTGCTCATCCGCAAGCGGTACAAGTTATTCAACAACCTATGCAAAACCAAGCATATCATTTACAGCAGCTTTATAATACTCAAGGAACTCCGCTGTTAATGCCAGGTAACCTGGCTCTTCATCCTGCAGGAATCAACCCTTCGTCTATACAG GTGATAACAGCTGGTAAACCGTTTCAATCGGCTGCTCAACTAACGCCTCACATGTTGACTACTGCATCGACACCTGGTCAGGGCGGTGGTCATCCTGCAGGCGGTGGTACTAAAGTACAAGGATTTCCTACTGGTTACTTACCGGTACCTACTTCTGCTACACCAGGAGCAGGACAGACCTTAGTGTTCGGGCAACTGGGTGTATTAGGTTCTCCGCAACCACCTCAATCcctacaacaacaacagcaacaacagtcTGCAGCCAAACAAGATCAAGTACAAAAG TATACCACATGCCCAACAGCTACGCAGCCCGGCGGAAGAGGTGGCATGCAGTTCGCACCGTGGCAATTGACGCCGCAAGTAGCATGGACAGGAATTCAACCGCCAGCATTTCTTACAAATCAAATATTCATACGAGGTCCTAACCAGCCCGATATGTTCATACAGAGTCCGCAACCGATTCAAGCTCACAATG CACTAGCGACGCAACAACAAATCCAGGGAGTGCAACAGATTGCTTCGGCGAGCGCGAAACCAAAGGTAATGGATatacaacagcagcagcagcaacaaagtAAGCAAAGCACAGGTGGACAACGACCGTTGAGTATTTTGCCGTCCTCCCTGCAAGCAGTACAAGCTGCCAATATACGAGCTGCAAGTTCCGTTTCCACGCAAACAGTTCACGGAGTTCAAGCCACG AGTGGAAAAGGAAGTAGCGGCGGTAAAGGTCGCGGTAAACCACTACAATCGCCGCAGCAACCGCAGCAACAGTCACAGCAAACGATGCAACAACAACACCAACAGGTTTTTATTCAACAGAAACAGCACacgcagcagcaacagcaaatGCAGCAACAGTATCAACAGCAACAAGTGCAACCGTCGCAACAGCAAATACAGCCTAAACCCATAATGA CAAACATGGCCatacagcagcagcaacagcctGGTGTAGTCCTTGGTGGAGAACGGCCGATCATGCCTGTGGTATCCGTAGGCGGTGTAGGGGTTGGTGTTGGAGTTGCCACCACGTCTCAAATGAGTCAAGTACAACAGTCACCGATGTCCACAGTACAACAGTTACCACTACAG GCGATCAATTCGACAATAATTGGTAGTCAAATAGTTAGTGGGACGTCACAGGTTCAAACAATGTCCATGGTAAACCAGTCGACGGATCAGCAAACTCATGATAATAGCAATTCTACTATAATGATCACATCGCCCGATCGTAACCATCAAACAGAGTGTTCCTTAGTATTACCAGGCACTACGAACATCACAATTACGAACGACGACAATACTAAACCACTTATGAAGAAAGAAGACACCATGCCACTTACGATAGAAGAGATCACAGTACCGCAGCCAGAAGCAACAG ACGGGGACCAATGTAAAGCAGCTACCAAGGATGAAGAAAATTCATCCGTCAAGCCAGAAGATAAACCGTGCAACAATCCTTTGGCAGGATTGGCGAACACAATTAATTCCATAACGAACGGTGTCAACAGCGAAGAGTCTGCAGCACTACCTATCTCGGTATCGGTTACTGCGAACAGTAAACATGTGCCTCCGAAAGCAATGGTTAAACCGCAAGTTCTTACACATGTAATAGAAGGTTTTGTCATACAAGAAG CGTCTGAACCATTTGCTGTTAATCGAACGTCATTAAATAATACAGTTAGTCAagagaataataatattttaaatcgtAATAATAGTTCTTCGGAGAAAGAGAATCACGAAGAACCGCCGA GGAAAAAGCATGCGCCGAATTATCCCAGCGATGAGGACGGAAGTAATGCTCAAATCGGAAAGTGTGAAACATGCGGTAATTTAGTGGACGAGCAGAATATTAAATTCAAGAAGGAGAAGCGTTTCTGTTCCACTGGATGCGCAAAGAG CAAAAAACGCGAGGTGAGAGACCGGGACGGAGGAGAAAAACAGTGGACTGAGATGGAGACTGAATCAAAGAACATCGACGTAGATATGATCAAGAAGAATGGAGAAGAAAAGTCATTGTCTACCACAACTACTACGTCTTCTGTGGACGAAATACTGCCAAAAGTTAATCCTGTTAAGTGGACG GTTGGTGAAGTATGCGACTTCATACGTGGTTTGCCAGGCTGTGCGGACTACGCGGAAGATTTTGCTATTCAAGAGATAGATGGTCAAGCACTTATGTTACTCAAAGAAGATCACCTGATGTCAGCTATGAGCATTAAATTGGGACCGGCGTTGAAAATTGTTGCGAAAATCGACTCGATGCGCGTCGAATCATTATCGAATTCTAATCCTACATCTAACAACTCGTAA